Proteins encoded together in one Hemiscyllium ocellatum isolate sHemOce1 chromosome 27 unlocalized genomic scaffold, sHemOce1.pat.X.cur. SUPER_27_unloc_26, whole genome shotgun sequence window:
- the LOC132807882 gene encoding zinc finger protein 664-like gives MLYTRLYAAEALVMEKAKESRPLEKPWKCGDCGKSFCFPSDLEIHGCSHTRERPISCPECGKGFSNSCHLLGHQRVHIWERPFSCPECGKAFSNSSVLQRHQRVHTSNRRFPCPECGKSFSNSSCLLKHQGVHTGERPIRCPKCSKIFSSSSILQRHQRVHTGERPFACPESRKVFSYSSVLLTHRRVHMLEKNPSAAPSAERPLMIPLPC, from the coding sequence ATGCTGTACACGCGTTTGTATGCAGCTGAAGCTTTGGTCATGGAGAAAGCCAAGGAATCCCGTCCCTTGGAGAAgccatggaagtgtggcgactgtgggaaaaGCTTCTGTTTCCCTTCTGACCTGGAGATTCATGGGTgcagtcacaccagggagaggccgatctcctgccctgagtgcggAAAGGGCTTCAGCAATTCCTGCCACCTGCTGGGCCATCAGCGGGTCCACATTTGGGAgagacccttcagctgccctgagtgcgggaaggccttcagcaattcttcTGTACtgcagaggcaccagcgggtccacacgagCAACAGGCGTttcccctgccccgagtgtggaaagagcttcagcaattcctcttgCCTGTTGAAGCACCAGGGGGTCCACACGGGAGAGAGGCCCATCAGATGTCCCAAGTGCAGCAAGATCTTCAGCAGTTCCTCCATTCtgcagaggcaccagcgggtccacacaggcgAGAGGCCATTCGCCTGCCCCGAAAGCAGGAAGGTATTCAGCTATTCTTCCGTCCTGCTGACCCACCGCCGTGTCCACATGTTGGAAAAAAACCCTTCAGCTGCTCCAAGTGCGGAAAGGCCTTTAATGATacctctgccctgctga